The following are encoded in a window of Aromatoleum petrolei genomic DNA:
- a CDS encoding sulfatase-like hydrolase/transferase — translation MRVRKLLKPLAILVGCLLYAVPDWLTDEFGSVTIDQVLYHLRFGTEGLMTSDPELTRRFLWRALALPVALAMVLWGLDEWFEHLRAHPEKWPVPWLRRGWYWLRVGMRRFSRALLRFMRHGVPRAIPLVVLGAGVAFFIDSFSLARYVRAYFGEDYFAGSYVDPSRVSVKRGKEQPKNLVLIYVESLESTYSDTNLFGRDLLHRLNAYKGKPRVVSFDDYREMMGAHFTIAGIVATQCGLPLKSVALFGGNAQGEQVESFLPRARCLGDILASNGYTNVFLNGSSLAFAGVGKFFKDHHYSKVMGREEWVSEGERPELMSGWGLYDDDLFRHARGELDRLMKSRKPFNLTVLTIDTHHPYGHLSSTCERQGYQDFEGIVECTAGQVADFIEYINKKGWSDRIAVVVQGDHLAMGNTSYDKLVKNPSRRVYNLMIGADKKLVKNTDEVTHFDMLPTMLRMLGFEVEGERAGLGYAAIGPANVSRPPDRIAKMTEQLMNYSATYRALWDLPVIEPAATGAGTADVVVTPVPVPPRPPARTTVQRDIVHDR, via the coding sequence ATGCGTGTCCGAAAACTGCTCAAACCTCTGGCGATTCTCGTCGGCTGCCTGCTTTATGCCGTGCCGGACTGGCTGACCGACGAGTTCGGCTCGGTAACCATCGACCAGGTGCTCTACCACCTGCGTTTCGGCACCGAAGGCCTGATGACCAGCGACCCGGAGCTGACCCGCCGCTTCCTGTGGCGTGCCCTGGCGCTGCCGGTGGCGCTGGCGATGGTGCTGTGGGGGCTGGACGAATGGTTCGAGCACCTGCGCGCGCATCCGGAGAAGTGGCCGGTGCCGTGGCTGCGCCGCGGCTGGTACTGGTTGCGTGTCGGGATGCGCCGTTTCTCTCGCGCGTTGCTGCGTTTCATGCGCCACGGCGTGCCGCGGGCGATCCCGCTGGTCGTGCTCGGCGCGGGCGTCGCCTTCTTCATCGACAGCTTCTCGCTGGCGCGCTACGTGCGGGCCTACTTCGGCGAGGACTATTTCGCCGGCTCCTACGTCGACCCGAGCCGCGTGTCCGTCAAGCGCGGCAAGGAGCAGCCGAAGAACCTGGTGCTGATCTACGTCGAGAGCCTGGAGTCCACGTATTCCGACACCAACCTGTTCGGGCGCGACCTGCTGCACCGGCTCAACGCCTACAAGGGCAAGCCGCGCGTGGTGTCCTTCGACGACTACCGCGAGATGATGGGCGCGCACTTCACGATCGCCGGCATCGTCGCGACGCAGTGCGGGTTGCCGCTGAAGTCGGTGGCGCTGTTCGGCGGCAACGCCCAGGGCGAACAGGTCGAGAGCTTCCTGCCGCGTGCGCGCTGCCTCGGCGACATCCTCGCAAGCAACGGCTACACCAACGTCTTTCTCAACGGTTCCAGCCTCGCCTTCGCCGGCGTGGGCAAGTTCTTCAAGGACCATCACTACAGCAAGGTGATGGGGCGCGAGGAATGGGTGAGCGAGGGCGAAAGGCCCGAGCTGATGAGCGGCTGGGGCCTGTACGACGACGATCTCTTCCGCCATGCGCGCGGCGAGCTCGATCGACTGATGAAGTCGCGCAAGCCCTTTAACCTCACGGTCCTCACGATCGACACGCACCATCCCTATGGCCACCTGTCGTCGACCTGCGAGCGCCAGGGGTACCAGGACTTCGAGGGCATCGTCGAATGCACCGCGGGACAGGTTGCGGACTTCATCGAGTACATCAACAAGAAAGGCTGGTCCGACCGCATCGCCGTCGTGGTGCAGGGCGACCATCTCGCGATGGGCAACACCTCGTACGACAAACTGGTGAAGAATCCCAGCCGGCGCGTGTACAACCTGATGATCGGCGCGGACAAGAAACTCGTGAAGAACACCGACGAGGTCACGCACTTCGACATGCTGCCGACGATGCTGAGGATGCTCGGCTTCGAGGTCGAGGGCGAGCGCGCCGGCCTCGGCTACGCGGCGATCGGCCCGGCCAACGTGTCGCGCCCGCCCGACCGCATCGCGAAGATGACCGAGCAGCTGATGAACTACAGCGCGACCTACCGCGCGCTGTGGGACCTGCCGGTGATCGAACCCGCCGCCACCGGCGCCGGGACCGCCGATGTGGTGGTGACGCCGGTGCCGGTGCCGCCCCGTCCGCCCGCGCGCACGACCGTGCAGCGCGACATCGTGCACGACCGCTGA
- the dmeF gene encoding CDF family Co(II)/Ni(II) efflux transporter DmeF yields the protein MSPDSPQYWTPNHRFHDGNAAGERGTRLVLLITAITMVVEIAAGWWFNSMALLADGWHMSSHALAIGLSALAYAAARRYADDPRFAFGTWKIEILAGFASAIFLVGVAIAMVIGSVERLLAPLDIRFPEAITVAVVGLVVNVVCALILNHAGEHSHGGHGHAHHDHDHGGHHHVHDGHGHHHHDLNLRAAYLHVVVDAATSVLAIVALLGGMLYGWNWLDPAMGIVGAVLVARWSHGLLRDTGRVLLDREMDHPVVAEIRHALASHPHWPEAPRLVDLHVWRVGRNRFAAIVSVLTGDPAITPTAIKRALAPHEELIHISVEVNRPQDAA from the coding sequence ATGTCTCCCGATTCCCCGCAATACTGGACTCCCAACCACCGCTTCCACGACGGCAACGCGGCGGGCGAACGCGGCACGCGCCTGGTACTGCTGATCACGGCGATCACGATGGTGGTCGAGATCGCCGCCGGCTGGTGGTTCAACTCGATGGCGCTGCTCGCCGACGGCTGGCACATGAGTTCGCACGCGCTCGCGATCGGCCTCTCGGCCTTGGCCTACGCCGCCGCACGACGCTACGCCGACGACCCGCGCTTCGCCTTCGGCACCTGGAAGATCGAGATCCTCGCCGGCTTCGCGAGCGCCATCTTCCTCGTCGGCGTCGCGATCGCGATGGTCATCGGCTCGGTCGAGCGCCTGCTCGCGCCGCTGGATATCCGCTTCCCGGAGGCGATCACGGTCGCGGTGGTCGGTCTGGTGGTGAACGTCGTGTGCGCGCTGATCCTCAATCACGCCGGCGAGCATTCGCACGGCGGGCATGGTCACGCGCATCACGATCACGACCACGGCGGGCACCACCACGTCCATGACGGGCACGGGCACCACCATCACGACCTGAACCTGCGCGCCGCCTACCTGCATGTCGTCGTGGACGCCGCGACCTCGGTGCTGGCGATCGTCGCCCTGCTCGGCGGCATGCTGTACGGCTGGAACTGGCTCGATCCGGCAATGGGCATCGTCGGCGCGGTGCTGGTCGCACGCTGGTCGCACGGGCTGCTGCGCGACACCGGCCGCGTGCTGCTCGATCGCGAGATGGACCACCCGGTGGTCGCGGAGATCCGCCACGCGCTCGCCAGCCACCCGCACTGGCCCGAGGCCCCGCGCCTCGTGGACCTGCACGTGTGGCGCGTCGGGCGCAATCGCTTCGCCGCGATCGTCAGCGTGCTCACGGGCGACCCCGCAATCACGCCCACCGCGATCAAGCGCGCACTCGCCCCGCACGAGGAGCTGATCCACATCTCGGTCGAGGTGAATCGCCCGCAGGACGCCGCCTGA
- a CDS encoding cupin domain-containing protein yields MPDHGNVLNDLPPSGGDERFDTLFTRADTRVERIVSHCHASPPGFWYDQAQAEWVMVVQGEAVIAFADGERRAMRAGDWLTIPPHRRHRVESTGEGTVWLAVHVD; encoded by the coding sequence ATGCCCGACCACGGAAACGTGCTCAACGACTTGCCGCCATCCGGCGGCGACGAACGCTTCGACACCCTGTTCACGCGCGCCGACACGCGCGTCGAGCGCATCGTCTCGCACTGCCACGCCAGCCCGCCCGGCTTCTGGTACGACCAGGCTCAGGCCGAATGGGTGATGGTCGTGCAGGGCGAGGCGGTGATCGCGTTCGCGGACGGCGAGCGGCGCGCGATGCGCGCGGGCGACTGGCTCACGATCCCCCCGCATCGCCGCCACCGCGTCGAATCGACCGGCGAAGGCACCGTGTGGCTGGCCGTGCATGTAGACTGA
- a CDS encoding EAL domain-containing protein — protein MIPRPLARMHVRLLLLVLAAVLPSIAIIVDTGLEQRREARASSERLALTVARQVATRQRDMISYAHAALQGLADAPEIRALHSTRDCNRWLSRVASLGELYSDLFVFDRGGEMLCSAKPLTGRVNVADRAYFRRAVERRDFAIGEFIVNRLTGRPMVLFAHPVFDEHDEISGIVALAAEPPKFESLLRDQWLPDGSVVTIVDSEGAILARLPDPDALAGRTIPGLAEFKAAIVDAREALFESVWLDQVLRATAIVPVLSIHGDLYVRVGIPTALAQAQAAQVLRRNLLLVLALTALVLALGWVAAQRLVLRRVRDLADTARRIGAGELQARCALPPDGGELGELARTLDDMAAHVEASMAQLRNAAEEIRLRNRAIDASRNGLMIYRYATPPGVASANPALHALLAVTPAELAAISQPVELVQRGFEREGCEQLAALIAARREGEVTLRLSARDGNLAWIEAVVNMVPGEERGGDHAVIEFRDVTERHRYEEQLAHQASHDALTGLPNRNLLLDRLQQGLSHAARNGACFVLWVNVDRFKVVHDSLGRAVADATLGDIARRLAGAAQECSTVARLTNDEFVLIADQLPGRQAVVSLANRLLEAMRRPLMAGGEELRLSASIGVAECGDAGQDADALLRNACVAMNRAKETGRDTFCFYDANMNARAAPRLRLELELRRAVERDELYLVYQPKVDLLTGEVVGCEALCRWQHAELGMVSPGEFIPVAEESGLILPIGHWVLESACARMRDWLDAGVACPSVAVNVSALQFLRDDLVADVSALLSRYRLDAGTLMLEITESTLMREPERAIRTMRSLKAIGVRLAIDDFGTGYSSLGMLKRFPLDYLKIDRAFITDLTTNASDAAIAVSIIAIARSLNLRVIAEGVETEGQMLYLRGRGCDEMQGYHFSPPIAPEAFADMLAEGRGMSLPVKKDLPERTLLLVDDEPSIRSALRRILRREGYTLLFAGSAAEALDQMSRHAVGVVISDFRMPGMDGVQFLDQVRGLHPQIVRMILSGYADVEMITGAINRGAVFRFLHKPWDDRELLEAVRDAFERFELEMVATAA, from the coding sequence ATGATTCCCAGACCGCTTGCCCGGATGCATGTCCGCCTGCTGCTGCTGGTTCTTGCTGCGGTCCTGCCGTCGATCGCGATCATCGTCGACACGGGGCTCGAACAACGGCGCGAGGCGCGGGCCAGTTCGGAAAGGCTCGCACTGACCGTGGCACGCCAAGTGGCGACACGCCAGCGCGACATGATTTCCTATGCGCACGCGGCACTGCAGGGGCTGGCGGATGCGCCGGAAATACGGGCGCTGCATTCGACGCGCGACTGCAATCGCTGGCTTTCGCGCGTGGCCTCGCTCGGCGAACTCTACTCAGATCTCTTCGTCTTCGACCGCGGCGGGGAAATGCTCTGCAGCGCCAAGCCGCTCACCGGGCGCGTCAACGTCGCCGATCGCGCCTACTTCCGCCGCGCCGTCGAGCGGCGCGACTTCGCGATCGGCGAATTCATCGTCAACCGCCTCACGGGGAGGCCGATGGTGCTGTTCGCCCATCCGGTTTTCGACGAGCACGACGAAATCTCCGGGATCGTGGCGCTCGCGGCGGAGCCGCCGAAATTCGAATCGCTGCTGCGCGACCAGTGGCTGCCGGACGGCTCGGTGGTGACGATCGTCGACAGCGAGGGCGCGATCCTCGCCCGTCTGCCCGATCCGGACGCGCTGGCGGGGCGCACGATCCCGGGGCTGGCCGAGTTCAAGGCCGCCATTGTGGATGCCCGCGAAGCGCTCTTCGAGTCGGTCTGGCTGGACCAGGTCCTGCGCGCAACGGCGATCGTGCCGGTGCTCAGCATCCACGGCGACCTGTACGTGCGCGTGGGTATTCCGACCGCGCTGGCTCAAGCGCAGGCCGCACAGGTGTTGCGGCGCAATCTGCTGCTGGTCCTCGCTTTGACTGCGCTGGTGTTGGCACTCGGCTGGGTCGCGGCGCAGCGGCTGGTGTTGCGCCGGGTGCGTGATCTTGCGGACACGGCGCGGCGCATCGGTGCGGGGGAACTGCAGGCCCGTTGTGCGCTACCGCCGGATGGTGGTGAGTTGGGGGAGCTCGCGCGCACGCTGGACGACATGGCGGCGCACGTCGAGGCGTCGATGGCGCAACTGCGAAACGCCGCGGAGGAAATCCGCCTGCGCAACCGCGCCATCGACGCCAGCCGCAACGGCCTGATGATCTACCGCTACGCGACACCACCGGGCGTCGCCAGCGCGAATCCGGCGCTCCACGCGCTTCTCGCGGTGACCCCGGCGGAGCTTGCCGCCATCAGCCAACCGGTCGAACTGGTGCAGCGCGGTTTCGAGCGCGAGGGCTGCGAGCAACTGGCCGCCCTCATCGCGGCGCGGCGCGAGGGCGAGGTCACACTGCGCCTGTCAGCCCGCGACGGCAATCTCGCCTGGATCGAGGCGGTCGTCAACATGGTTCCCGGCGAGGAGCGAGGGGGCGACCACGCGGTGATCGAGTTCCGCGACGTCACCGAGCGGCACCGCTACGAGGAGCAGCTCGCCCATCAGGCGAGCCATGATGCGCTGACCGGCCTGCCCAACCGAAACCTGCTCCTCGACCGCCTGCAGCAGGGGCTCTCCCATGCGGCGCGCAATGGCGCCTGCTTCGTGCTGTGGGTGAACGTGGACCGCTTCAAGGTGGTGCATGACAGTTTGGGCCGTGCGGTCGCGGACGCGACGCTCGGCGACATCGCGCGCCGCCTGGCCGGCGCTGCGCAGGAGTGCTCGACCGTCGCGCGCCTGACGAACGACGAGTTCGTGCTCATCGCCGATCAGCTGCCGGGCCGGCAGGCCGTAGTGTCGCTGGCCAATCGGCTGCTGGAGGCAATGCGGCGGCCGCTCATGGCCGGCGGAGAGGAGCTGCGCCTGAGCGCCAGCATCGGGGTGGCCGAGTGCGGCGATGCCGGGCAGGATGCGGACGCGCTGCTGCGCAACGCCTGCGTGGCGATGAATCGGGCCAAGGAGACGGGGCGCGACACCTTCTGCTTCTACGATGCGAACATGAATGCCCGGGCCGCGCCGCGGCTGCGTCTCGAACTCGAGTTGCGGCGGGCCGTCGAGCGGGACGAGTTGTATCTGGTGTACCAGCCCAAGGTCGATCTGCTGACGGGCGAGGTGGTCGGCTGCGAAGCGCTGTGTCGCTGGCAGCATGCGGAACTCGGCATGGTGTCGCCGGGCGAATTCATCCCCGTGGCCGAGGAAAGCGGCCTGATCCTGCCGATCGGGCACTGGGTGCTCGAATCCGCCTGTGCAAGGATGCGCGACTGGCTCGATGCCGGGGTGGCGTGCCCGAGCGTGGCGGTGAATGTGTCGGCGCTGCAGTTCCTGCGCGACGATCTGGTCGCGGACGTGTCGGCCCTGCTGTCGCGCTACCGCCTGGACGCGGGAACGCTGATGCTGGAGATCACCGAAAGCACACTGATGCGCGAGCCGGAACGGGCGATCAGGACGATGCGAAGCCTGAAGGCCATCGGCGTCCGGCTCGCGATCGACGATTTCGGCACCGGCTATTCCTCGCTCGGCATGCTCAAGCGTTTTCCGCTCGATTACCTGAAGATCGATCGCGCCTTCATTACCGATCTGACGACCAATGCGAGCGATGCAGCGATCGCGGTGTCCATCATCGCGATCGCCCGCAGCCTCAACCTGCGCGTGATCGCCGAGGGGGTCGAGACCGAAGGGCAGATGCTGTACCTGCGCGGCCGCGGTTGCGACGAGATGCAGGGCTACCATTTCTCACCGCCGATCGCGCCCGAGGCTTTTGCGGACATGCTGGCCGAGGGGCGGGGCATGTCGCTGCCGGTGAAGAAGGACCTGCCCGAGCGCACCCTGCTGCTCGTCGATGACGAGCCGTCGATCCGGTCGGCCCTGCGCCGCATCTTGCGGCGGGAGGGCTATACCCTGCTGTTCGCGGGCAGCGCCGCGGAGGCGCTCGATCAGATGTCGCGCCATGCGGTCGGCGTCGTGATCTCGGACTTCCGCATGCCCGGCATGGATGGCGTGCAGTTCCTCGACCAGGTGCGTGGCCTGCACCCGCAGATCGTGCGCATGATCCTGTCCGGCTATGCCGATGTCGAGATGATCACCGGCGCGATCAACCGCGGTGCGGTCTTCCGCTTCCTGCACAAGCCGTGGGACGACCGCGAGCTGCTGGAGGCGGTGCGCGACGCGTTCGAGCGCTTCGAGCTGGAGATGGTCGCGACAGCAGCGTGA
- the paaY gene encoding phenylacetic acid degradation protein PaaY: MPCYEIDGQRPVVHPSAYVHPDAVLVGNVHIGPRCYVAPLASLRGDFGPIILREGANVQDCCVMHGFPGIDTLVEENGHIGHGAILHSCHVGRNALVGMNAVVMDRAVVGESSIVAACTFVKAGMEIPPQVLVAGVPAKVVRALTRQEMDWKVEGTRCYHDLAVRSLATLKPCEPLAEAEPDRPAMVLPEVVPLFELKRRS; encoded by the coding sequence ATGCCCTGCTACGAGATCGACGGCCAGCGCCCGGTCGTCCACCCGAGCGCCTACGTACACCCCGACGCTGTGCTGGTCGGCAACGTGCACATCGGCCCGCGTTGCTACGTCGCCCCGCTCGCGAGCCTGCGCGGCGACTTCGGCCCCATCATCCTGCGCGAAGGCGCCAACGTGCAGGACTGCTGCGTGATGCACGGCTTCCCCGGCATCGACACGCTCGTCGAGGAGAACGGCCACATCGGCCACGGCGCGATCCTGCATAGCTGCCACGTCGGCCGCAACGCGCTGGTCGGCATGAACGCCGTGGTGATGGACCGCGCGGTGGTCGGGGAATCGTCGATCGTCGCCGCCTGCACCTTCGTCAAGGCCGGCATGGAGATTCCGCCGCAGGTGCTGGTCGCCGGCGTGCCGGCCAAGGTCGTGCGCGCGCTGACGCGGCAGGAGATGGACTGGAAGGTCGAAGGCACGCGCTGCTACCACGACCTCGCCGTGCGCAGCCTCGCGACGCTCAAGCCCTGCGAACCCCTCGCCGAGGCCGAGCCCGACCGACCCGCCATGGTTCTGCCCGAGGTCGTGCCGCTGTTCGAGTTGAAGCGGCGCAGCTGA
- the paaN gene encoding phenylacetic acid degradation protein PaaN — protein MSNVTSNTTPAQLFDKHHATLETAVQAIHTRGYWTPYPEMPSPKVYGESAQEDGRRAVEACFGQDFDLDQPGRSGWMASERSPYGVELGVRYPVCDGQALIDAAHAALPAWQRIGAQGRAGVCLEILERINKRSFEIAHAVMLTTGQGWMMAFQAGGPHAQDRGLEAVAYAYREMKFIPHETVWEKPQGKNPPLKMKKHFEIVGRGVALVIGCGTFPTWNTYPGLFAALATGNPVIVKPHQNAILPAAISVRIAREVLAEAGLDPNLVTLAAFDKREATQALATHPAVKSIDFTGGNTFGQWLINNAKQAQVYAELAGVNNVVIESTDQYKAMLRNLAFTLCLYSGQMCTTTQAILVPADGIDTDQGRKSYDEVCADLASSVDKFLADPAVATAVLGAIQSPDTLARIAEAPEHGRVVRASTKMEHAEFPGAEVRSPVLLACDAADEKSYMEERFGPIAFVVKVADGAAAVALSERIVREHGALTVGLYSTKPEVVDAMTEATWRAGVALSINLTGGVFVNQSAGFSDYHGVGMNPAANASLSDSAFVANRFRVVQRRYHVE, from the coding sequence ATGTCCAACGTCACGTCCAACACCACGCCCGCCCAGCTGTTCGACAAGCATCACGCGACCCTCGAAACCGCCGTCCAGGCGATCCACACCCGCGGCTACTGGACGCCCTACCCCGAAATGCCCAGCCCCAAGGTGTATGGGGAGTCGGCGCAGGAAGACGGGCGCCGCGCCGTCGAGGCCTGCTTCGGCCAGGATTTCGACCTCGACCAGCCCGGCCGTAGCGGCTGGATGGCGAGCGAGCGCTCGCCTTATGGCGTCGAGCTGGGTGTGCGCTACCCGGTGTGCGACGGCCAGGCGCTCATCGACGCGGCGCACGCGGCGCTGCCCGCCTGGCAGCGCATCGGCGCGCAGGGCCGCGCCGGGGTGTGCCTGGAGATCCTCGAACGCATCAACAAGCGCAGCTTCGAGATCGCGCACGCGGTGATGCTGACCACCGGCCAGGGCTGGATGATGGCCTTCCAGGCTGGCGGCCCGCATGCACAGGACCGCGGCCTCGAGGCCGTCGCCTACGCCTATCGCGAGATGAAGTTCATCCCCCACGAGACGGTGTGGGAGAAGCCGCAGGGCAAGAACCCGCCGCTGAAGATGAAGAAGCACTTCGAGATCGTCGGCCGCGGCGTCGCGCTGGTGATCGGCTGCGGCACGTTCCCGACCTGGAACACCTATCCCGGCCTCTTCGCCGCGCTCGCGACCGGCAATCCGGTGATCGTCAAACCGCACCAGAACGCCATCCTGCCCGCCGCAATCAGCGTGCGCATCGCGCGTGAAGTGCTCGCCGAGGCCGGCCTCGACCCCAACCTGGTCACGCTCGCCGCCTTCGACAAGCGCGAGGCCACGCAGGCGCTGGCGACGCACCCGGCCGTGAAGTCGATCGACTTCACCGGCGGCAATACCTTCGGCCAGTGGCTCATCAACAACGCGAAGCAGGCGCAGGTGTATGCCGAGCTCGCCGGTGTGAACAACGTCGTCATCGAATCGACCGACCAGTACAAGGCGATGTTGCGCAACCTCGCCTTCACGCTGTGCCTGTACTCGGGCCAGATGTGCACGACCACGCAGGCGATCCTCGTCCCGGCCGACGGCATTGACACCGACCAGGGCCGCAAGAGCTACGACGAGGTGTGCGCGGATCTCGCCAGCTCCGTCGACAAATTCCTCGCCGACCCGGCGGTCGCCACCGCAGTGCTGGGCGCGATCCAGTCGCCTGACACCCTCGCGCGCATCGCGGAAGCGCCCGAACATGGCCGCGTCGTGCGCGCCTCGACGAAGATGGAGCACGCCGAGTTCCCCGGCGCCGAAGTGCGCAGCCCGGTGCTGCTCGCGTGCGACGCCGCGGACGAGAAGAGCTACATGGAAGAGCGCTTCGGCCCGATCGCCTTCGTCGTCAAGGTCGCCGACGGCGCCGCGGCGGTTGCCTTGTCGGAACGCATCGTGCGCGAGCACGGCGCGCTCACGGTGGGCCTCTACTCGACCAAGCCGGAAGTGGTCGACGCGATGACCGAAGCGACCTGGCGCGCCGGCGTCGCGCTGTCGATCAACCTCACCGGCGGCGTGTTCGTGAACCAGTCGGCGGGCTTCTCCGACTACCACGGCGTCGGCATGAACCCGGCCGCGAACGCGAGCCTGTCGGACAGCGCCTTCGTCGCCAACCGCTTCCGCGTCGTGCAACGGCGCTACCACGTCGAATAA
- the paaG gene encoding 2-(1,2-epoxy-1,2-dihydrophenyl)acetyl-CoA isomerase PaaG, with amino-acid sequence MQGETIRLDVVEGVATLTLNRPDRLNSFTSRMHEEVRAALAKVREGRAAGVVRVLVLTGAGRGFCAGQDLSDRAVAPGAAPVDLGESVEKNYKPLVLALRSLELPVIAAVNGVAAGAGASIALACDLVFAARSASFIQSFSKLGVVPDTGGSWILPRLVGPARAMGMALLGDKLAAEQAEAWGLIWKCVDDEALMPTVQQVAAALAKGPTFGYAKTKQAIWASSTNDFETQLNLERDLMTVCGNSNDYREGVAAFMEKRNPNFKGD; translated from the coding sequence ATGCAGGGCGAGACGATTCGCCTCGACGTGGTCGAAGGCGTGGCGACACTGACCTTGAACCGCCCGGACCGCCTGAATTCGTTCACCAGCCGGATGCACGAGGAGGTGCGTGCGGCCTTGGCGAAGGTCAGGGAAGGGCGCGCGGCAGGTGTGGTGCGCGTGCTGGTGCTGACGGGTGCAGGGCGCGGTTTTTGCGCCGGGCAGGACCTGTCGGACCGCGCCGTGGCGCCGGGCGCTGCGCCGGTCGACCTGGGCGAATCGGTCGAGAAAAACTACAAGCCGCTCGTGCTCGCGCTGCGCAGCCTCGAGTTGCCGGTGATCGCTGCCGTCAATGGAGTTGCGGCCGGTGCCGGCGCGAGCATCGCGCTCGCCTGCGATCTGGTGTTCGCCGCGCGCTCGGCGAGCTTCATCCAGTCCTTCAGCAAGCTCGGCGTGGTGCCCGACACCGGCGGCAGCTGGATCCTGCCGCGTCTGGTGGGGCCGGCGCGCGCGATGGGCATGGCGCTGCTCGGCGACAAGCTGGCGGCCGAGCAGGCCGAGGCGTGGGGACTGATCTGGAAGTGCGTCGATGACGAGGCGCTGATGCCGACCGTGCAGCAAGTGGCCGCCGCTCTCGCGAAGGGGCCGACCTTCGGCTATGCGAAGACCAAGCAGGCGATCTGGGCGAGCTCGACCAACGACTTCGAGACCCAGCTCAACCTCGAGCGCGACCTGATGACCGTGTGCGGCAACTCGAACGACTACCGCGAAGGCGTCGCTGCATTCATGGAAAAGCGCAATCCGAATTTCAAGGGTGACTGA
- the paaH gene encoding 3-hydroxyacyl-CoA dehydrogenase PaaH — translation MSALTQDVKVVVIGAGAMGSGIAQVAARAGHTVYLFDGRAEAIAAGRAAIEKDLKFLVSKNRLDQGEAAATLERVVPVATLAEAADAGLAIEAIVENLDVKRKLFAELESMLGADAIIASNTSSLSINAMAAGLARPGRLVGLHFFNPAPRMALVEVVSGLATDREVAECLYATARAWGKVPVHAASTPGFIVNRVARPYYAEALRVLAEHEASPATLDAILREGCGFAMGPFELMDLIGHDVNFAVTKSVFEAYFCDRRFAPSPLQQELVAAGRLGRKTGRGIYEYGELAAKALPQDEAPQDGEPRVTVVGDIGAAAPLLARLEAAGIEVRREAGMHGRRGWMQIGAARVALTDGRTATIRSDEEQVPNLVLFDLCLDYSTSTRIALTRADQCGLGALRVVTGTFQKAGFKVSVIDDVAGLIALRTVAMLANEAADAVLQRVASARDVDTAMRHGTNYPKGGPLAWADQLGADFVVEVLANLKDHYGEERYRVSPLLRRKACNREAMYD, via the coding sequence ATGAGCGCACTCACCCAGGATGTGAAAGTCGTCGTGATCGGCGCCGGCGCGATGGGCAGCGGCATCGCCCAGGTCGCGGCGCGCGCGGGCCATACCGTGTATTTGTTCGACGGCCGCGCCGAGGCGATCGCCGCCGGGCGCGCGGCGATCGAGAAGGATCTGAAGTTCCTCGTGTCGAAGAACCGCCTCGACCAGGGCGAGGCGGCGGCGACGCTGGAGCGCGTCGTCCCCGTCGCGACACTGGCCGAGGCGGCGGATGCCGGTCTCGCGATCGAGGCGATCGTCGAGAACCTCGATGTGAAGCGCAAGCTCTTCGCCGAACTCGAAAGCATGCTCGGCGCGGACGCGATCATCGCCAGCAACACCTCGTCGCTGTCGATCAATGCGATGGCGGCGGGCCTCGCCCGTCCGGGGCGGTTGGTGGGTCTGCACTTCTTCAACCCCGCGCCGCGCATGGCGCTGGTGGAGGTGGTGTCGGGGCTGGCGACCGATCGCGAGGTTGCCGAGTGCCTGTACGCGACGGCGCGTGCCTGGGGCAAGGTGCCCGTGCATGCGGCCTCGACCCCCGGCTTCATCGTGAACCGCGTCGCGCGCCCATACTACGCCGAGGCGCTGCGCGTGCTCGCCGAGCACGAGGCCAGCCCGGCGACGCTGGACGCCATCCTGCGCGAGGGCTGCGGCTTCGCGATGGGCCCCTTCGAGCTGATGGACCTGATCGGCCACGACGTGAACTTCGCGGTCACGAAATCGGTGTTCGAGGCTTACTTCTGCGACCGTCGTTTCGCCCCGAGCCCGCTCCAGCAGGAGTTGGTCGCCGCCGGCCGGCTCGGCCGCAAGACCGGGCGCGGGATCTATGAATACGGCGAGCTCGCCGCCAAGGCGCTGCCGCAGGACGAAGCGCCGCAGGACGGCGAACCGCGCGTCACCGTGGTCGGCGACATCGGCGCCGCCGCGCCGCTGCTGGCGCGCCTGGAGGCGGCCGGGATCGAAGTCCGGCGCGAGGCCGGCATGCACGGCAGACGTGGCTGGATGCAGATCGGCGCGGCGCGTGTGGCGCTGACCGACGGACGCACCGCAACCATTCGCTCGGACGAGGAGCAGGTGCCGAACCTCGTGCTGTTCGACCTGTGCCTCGACTACTCGACCAGCACCCGCATCGCGCTCACGCGCGCCGACCAGTGCGGTTTGGGCGCGCTGCGCGTGGTCACCGGCACCTTCCAGAAGGCGGGCTTCAAGGTCAGCGTGATCGACGACGTCGCCGGGCTGATCGCGCTGCGCACGGTGGCGATGCTCGCCAACGAGGCGGCCGACGCCGTGCTGCAGCGGGTGGCGAGCGCGCGCGACGTGGATACCGCGATGCGCCATGGCACCAACTACCCCAAGGGCGGCCCGCTTGCGTGGGCCGACCAGCTCGGCGCCGATTTCGTCGTCGAAGTGCTCGCGAACCTCAAGGACCACTACGGCGAGGAGCGCTACCGCGTGTCGCCGCTGCTGCGCCGCAAGGCCTGCAACAGGGAGGCGATGTATGACTGA